GACGTAGCCCGCGGCGGCGCCTGCTCCGACCGCCTCGGCGAGCGTCTTTTCGCCGCGGCCCATGATGGAAACGCTCGCACCGGCCGCAGTCAGCGCGGCGGCGATGGCGCGGCCAATGCCGCGTCCGCCGCCTGTCACCAGCGCATGCTTGCCCTCAATCGAAGCCATCTCATCCACCGGGCTTTTCACCCACAGGCCTCTTGTGCGGAAAATACTTTAGGCTTAAACTTTTGAGGCTTCAAGTACCCTGCTGTCCTCTCCCCTCGATTTCGGTTGGAGAGGCGCTTGGAGGCGCGCATGAAGATTCACGTCGTCGGCGGCGGACCGGCCGGCCTCTACTACGCCATCCTGATGAAGAAGGCGTGGCCGCAGACGCAGATCACCGTGTTCGAGCGCAACAAGCCGGACGACACGTTCGGCTTCGGCGTCGTGTTCTCCGACCAGACGCTGACCGGCTTCGAAGCCTACGATCTCGAGACCTACCGGCAGATCGTCGGCCACTTCTCCTACTGGGACGACATCGCGATCCACTTCCAGGGCGCGAGCTTCCGCATCGGCGGCAACGGCTTCTGCGGCACGTCGCGCGCGATGCTGCTGAAGATCCTCGGCCGCCGCGCGCACTCGCTCGGCATCGATGTGAAGTACGGCTCGGAAGCCGATCCCGACAAGATGACCATCCGTGGCGCAGATCTGGTGGTGGCCGCCGACGGCATCAACTCGCGCACCCGCGAGCTGTTCAAGGAGCAATTCAAACCGACCATCGAGCTCCGCCCCAACCACTTCGCCTGGATGGGCTCGGACCGACCGATGGACGCGTTCAACTTCTTCTTCCGCGACACCCCGCACGGCATCTTCATCGCGCACTGCTATCAGTACATGCCGGGCCGCTCGACCTGGGTGATGGAGACCGATCCGGAGACGTTCAAGCGCGCCGGCCTCCACAAGCTCGGCGAGGACGAGTCGGCACGTTTCCTCGAAGGCGTGTTCGCCGAGGAGCTCGCTGGCCACAAGCTCATCACCAACCGCTCGCTGTGGCGCAACTTCCCGACCATCCGCTGCGAAAGGTGGACCGCCGAGAACATCGTTCTGCTCGGCGACGCCAAGGCCACGGCGCATTTCTCCATCGGCTCGGGCACCAAGCTCGCGATGGAAGACGCCATCGCGCTCTACGAGGCGTTCCGTGCGACCGGCGGCCGCGACGTGAAGACCGCCCTGGCCCATTTCGAGTCCAAGCGCCGCGAAGAGGTCGAGAAGACGCAGCATTCGGCCGACGTGTCGCTGGTGTGGTTCGAGCACGTCAAGCGCTTCTGGCACATGGACCCGACGCGCTTTGCCTTCGGGTTGATGACCCGCTCGAAAGCGATCACCTACGACAACCTCGCGCTGCGTGCGCCGGAATTCGTCAAGCTTACCGACAAGGTCGTGGCGCGCGACGTGCAAGCGCTGGGCTTCGAGGCCGATCTCGCCAAGCCTGAGGTGCCGATGTTCCAGCCGTTCCGGCTGCGCAACATGACGCTGCCCAATCGCGTCGTCGTCTCGCCGATGTGCCAATACTCGGCGACCGACGGCCTGCCCGGCGACTGGCACATGGTGCATTACGGCTCGCGCGCGATCGGCGGCGCGGGGCTGATGTTCACCGAGATGACCGACGTCTCCGAGCTCGCGCGCATCTCGCCCGGCTGCACCGGGATGTACAATGACGCCCAGGAAACCGCCTGGAAGCGCGTCGTCGATTTCGTGCACGCCAACTCGGCCACCAGGTTCTGCCTGCAGCTCGGCCACGCCGGCCGCAAGGGCTCGACGCGGCTGATGTGGGACGGCATCGACGAGCCGCTGCCCGAAGGCAACTGGCCGATCGTCTCGGCCTCCCCGCTCCCCTACTACCCGCACAGCCAGGTGCCGCGCGAGATGACCCGCGCCGACATGGACGCAACCATTGCGGACTATGTGCAGGCGGTGAAGCGCGCCGAGCGCGCGGGCTTCGACATGATCGAGCTGCACGCCGCCCATGGCTATCTGATCGCAAGCTTCATCTCGCCGCTGACCAACAAGCGCACCGATGAATACGGCGGCGCGCTCGAGAACCGCTTGCGCTTTCCGCTCGAAGTGTTCCGCGCCATGCGCAAGGCCTGGCCCGACGAGAAGCCGATGTCGGTTCGCATCTCGGCGACCGACTGGCAGGACGGCGGCCTCACCGGCGACGATGCCGTGCAGGTGGCGCGGGCCTTTGCCGAGGTGGGCTGCGACCTGATCGACGTGTCGACCGGCCAGACCACGCCCGAGGCCGATCCGATCTACGGCCGCATGTACCAGACGCCGTTCTCCGACCAGATCCGCAACGACGCCGGCATCGCCACCATGTGCGTCGGCGCCATCACCACCGCGGACCAGGTCAACACCATCGTGGCGGCCGGCCGGGCCGACCTCGTGGCGCTGGCGCGGCCCCACCTCGCCGATCCGGCGTTCACGATGAAGGCCGCGGCCTGGTACGGCGC
The Rhodoplanes sp. Z2-YC6860 genome window above contains:
- a CDS encoding bifunctional salicylyl-CoA 5-hydroxylase/oxidoreductase; translated protein: MKIHVVGGGPAGLYYAILMKKAWPQTQITVFERNKPDDTFGFGVVFSDQTLTGFEAYDLETYRQIVGHFSYWDDIAIHFQGASFRIGGNGFCGTSRAMLLKILGRRAHSLGIDVKYGSEADPDKMTIRGADLVVAADGINSRTRELFKEQFKPTIELRPNHFAWMGSDRPMDAFNFFFRDTPHGIFIAHCYQYMPGRSTWVMETDPETFKRAGLHKLGEDESARFLEGVFAEELAGHKLITNRSLWRNFPTIRCERWTAENIVLLGDAKATAHFSIGSGTKLAMEDAIALYEAFRATGGRDVKTALAHFESKRREEVEKTQHSADVSLVWFEHVKRFWHMDPTRFAFGLMTRSKAITYDNLALRAPEFVKLTDKVVARDVQALGFEADLAKPEVPMFQPFRLRNMTLPNRVVVSPMCQYSATDGLPGDWHMVHYGSRAIGGAGLMFTEMTDVSELARISPGCTGMYNDAQETAWKRVVDFVHANSATRFCLQLGHAGRKGSTRLMWDGIDEPLPEGNWPIVSASPLPYYPHSQVPREMTRADMDATIADYVQAVKRAERAGFDMIELHAAHGYLIASFISPLTNKRTDEYGGALENRLRFPLEVFRAMRKAWPDEKPMSVRISATDWQDGGLTGDDAVQVARAFAEVGCDLIDVSTGQTTPEADPIYGRMYQTPFSDQIRNDAGIATMCVGAITTADQVNTIVAAGRADLVALARPHLADPAFTMKAAAWYGAKSIACPPQYRAGRDQLFRESDRASKDLTDLKLKARPKTHATTWKQAAE